One Bubalus bubalis isolate 160015118507 breed Murrah chromosome 10, NDDB_SH_1, whole genome shotgun sequence genomic window carries:
- the CD164 gene encoding sialomucin core protein 24 isoform X1 gives MSGLSRPLLLAVGCLAALCVITAAGNTTVAPNVTTASSPPPTTTTVPVSPTTLPPPPVTTPAPDICGSRNSCVSCVDGNATCFWIECKGKSYCSDNSTAGDCKVVNTTGFCSVPTTTPTPTNSTAKTTTLPSTTTTSTTATTSGTTNTTLSPTVQPMRKSTFDAASFIGGIVLVLGVQAVIFFLYKFCKSKERNYHTL, from the exons ATGTCTGGGCTGTCTCGCCCGCTGCTTTTGGCCGTCGGCTGCCTGGCCGCGCTCTGCGTAATCACAGCGGCTGGGAACACCACCGTGGCCCCGAACGTGACTACAGCCTCGTCTCCACCGCCCACCACCACGACAGTCCCGGTGTCACCGACGACTCTCCCGCCGCCGCCGGTCACCACTCCAGCACCAG ATATCTGTGGAAGCCGAAACAGTTGTGTTTCCTGTGTTGATGGTAATGCTACCTGCTTTTGGATAGAATGTAAAG GTAAAAGCTACTGTTCAGATAATTCAACAGCTGGTGATTGCAAGGTGGTGAACACCACAGGATTCTGTTCTG tgcCCACTACCACACCAACGCCAACCAATTCTACAG CTAAAACCACAACTCTGCCCTCCACTACTACAACTTCCACCACAGCTACTACGTCAG GTACAACTAATACCACTTTATCTCCAACTGTACAACCTATGCGGAAGTCTACCTTTGATGCAGCCAGTTTCATTGGAGGAATTGTCCTTGTCTTGGGTGTGCaggctgtaattttctttctgtataaaTTCTGCAAATCTAAAGAACGAAACTACCACACTCTGTAA
- the CD164 gene encoding sialomucin core protein 24 isoform X2, translating to MSGLSRPLLLAVGCLAALCVITAAGNTTVAPNVTTASSPPPTTTTVPVSPTTLPPPPVTTPAPDICGSRNSCVSCVDGNATCFWIECKGKSYCSDNSTAGDCKVVNTTGFCSAKTTTLPSTTTTSTTATTSGTTNTTLSPTVQPMRKSTFDAASFIGGIVLVLGVQAVIFFLYKFCKSKERNYHTL from the exons ATGTCTGGGCTGTCTCGCCCGCTGCTTTTGGCCGTCGGCTGCCTGGCCGCGCTCTGCGTAATCACAGCGGCTGGGAACACCACCGTGGCCCCGAACGTGACTACAGCCTCGTCTCCACCGCCCACCACCACGACAGTCCCGGTGTCACCGACGACTCTCCCGCCGCCGCCGGTCACCACTCCAGCACCAG ATATCTGTGGAAGCCGAAACAGTTGTGTTTCCTGTGTTGATGGTAATGCTACCTGCTTTTGGATAGAATGTAAAG GTAAAAGCTACTGTTCAGATAATTCAACAGCTGGTGATTGCAAGGTGGTGAACACCACAGGATTCTGTTCTG CTAAAACCACAACTCTGCCCTCCACTACTACAACTTCCACCACAGCTACTACGTCAG GTACAACTAATACCACTTTATCTCCAACTGTACAACCTATGCGGAAGTCTACCTTTGATGCAGCCAGTTTCATTGGAGGAATTGTCCTTGTCTTGGGTGTGCaggctgtaattttctttctgtataaaTTCTGCAAATCTAAAGAACGAAACTACCACACTCTGTAA